Proteins encoded within one genomic window of Gallus gallus isolate bGalGal1 chromosome 1, bGalGal1.mat.broiler.GRCg7b, whole genome shotgun sequence:
- the BOC gene encoding brother of CDO isoform X4, with translation MAMTRGKKRPMSAILCLLLAATSCFAKLSESLQVTVQPASTVQKPGGPVSLWCVVDPPRVNLTWRLNGKELDGSDEMLGIHIEQGKLIITALNNHTVGRYQCIARVPEGVIASVPAVVTLANLKDFKFDGPHVIEVDEGNTAVIACDLPESHPKAQVRYSVKHEWLEASRDNYLIMPSGNLQIVNASQEDEGTYKCAAYNPVTQEVKTSVSSERLRVRRSTAEAARIIYPPEAQTIIVTKGQSLILECVASGIPPPRVTWAKDGSSVSAYNKTRFLLSNLLIDPTSEEDSGTYSCTADNGVGEAGAAFIFYNVQVFEPPEVTMELSQQIIPWGQSAKFTCEVRGNPQPSVMWLRNAVPLSASHRLRLSRRALRVVSVGPEDDGIYQCMAENEVGSAQAMVQLRTAQPGATLDPGQDAQLDSARPPTPPSRDSALKLPLDKGSPPKPVTTPLAAFSQCSANKELVSPAEAPIILSSPRTSKTDSYDLVWRPRPDSRAPILYYVVKHRKVANASDSWAVRDVPASQHRLTLTRLDPGSLYEVEMAAHNCAGEGQTAMVTFRTGRRPKPEIVASKEQQIQRDDPGTSTQSSNQSDNSRLSPPEAPDRPTISMASETSVYVTWIPRGNGGFPIQSFRVEYKKQKKSGDWVLATSDIPPSRLSVEIPDLEKGFSYKFRVRALNILGESEPSAASRPYVVSGHNNRVYERPVAGPYITFTDAINETTIMLKWMYIPASNNNTPIHGFYIYYRPTDSDNDSDYKKDVVEGDRYWHSISHLQPETSYDIKMQCFNEGGESEFSNVMICETKARKSLGLPGRLPPSTVAPQQHPPLSGGHSGLGTGAMVARSSDLPYLIVGVVLGSIVLLIVAFIPFCLWRAWSKQKQTIDMGFPGAGLLVSSCQYTMVPLRGISAPRANGHPYVNGQPYASGAHLNGICPSAGVDYVSTKPQDYSPDDMQQSHEETNALLQARVLQNGNAHQDYQPTRLPSSRPEDSSFLYSLPDDSTHQLLQPQDDCPHLQERFVGLHHPVMGNKVGGSSLDPRRDPLFHHGSPFCLGLVPVEEVERLDCCQSRGDLHPPAPVLTSLSQDLPGHLNSSSPSLRPLETHSPIS, from the exons ATGGCAATGACACGTGGAAAGAAGAGACCCATGTCCGCCATCCTTTGCCTCCTCCTCGCAGCCACGAGCTGCTTTGCCAAACTGA GTGAATCTCTGCAAGTCACTGTGCAGCCTGCCTCCACCGTTCAGAAGCCTGGGGGCCCGGTCAGCCTGTGGTGTGTTGTGGACCCCCCAAGAGTGAACCTCACCTGGAGACTGAATGGAAAGGAGCTGGATGGATCAGACGAGATGCTGGGGATCCACATCGAGCAAGGGAAACTCATTATCACAGCTCTCAACAACCACACCGTGGGGCGATACCAGTGCATTGCTCGTGTGCCCGAAGGAGTCATTGCCAGTGTCCCCGCAGTGGTCACCTTGGCTA ATCTCAAGGATTTCAAGTTTGATGGCCCTCACGTGATTGAGGTGGATGAAGGCAACACGGCTGTCATCGCCTGTGACCTGCCCGAAAGCCATCCCAAGGCCCAGGTCCGCTACAGCGTGAAGCATGAGTGGCTGGAGGCCTCCCGAG ACAATTACCTTATCATGCCATCCGGGAACCTTCAGATTGTCAATGCAAGCCAAGAAGATGAGGGGACTTATAAATGTGCTGCCTACAATCCTGTGACACAGGAGGTGAAAACCTCAGTCTCTAGTGAGAGGCTCCGCGTGAGAC gctCCACAGCGGAGGCCGCTCGGATAATCTATCCGCCTGAAGCTCAGACCATCATTGTCACCAAAGGCCAAAGCCTCATCCTGGAGTGTGTGGCCAGTGGGATCCCCCCGCCCCGTGTCACCTGGGCCAAAGATGGCTCCAGTGTCTCAGCGTACAATAAGACACGGTTCCTGCTCAGCAACCTTCTGATTGACCCTACCAGTGAGGAGGACTCAGGCACCTACAGCTGCACGGCTGACAACGGAGTTGGTGAGGCTGGAGCAGCATTCATCTTCTACAACGTGCAGGTGTTTG AGCCTCCAGAGGTCACCATGGAGCTGTCCCAGCAGATCATTCCCTGGGGCCAGAGCGCCAAGTTCACCTGCGAGGTGCGAGGAAACCCCCAGCCCTCAGTCATGTGGCTGCGCAATGCTGTGCCCCTCTCTGCCAGCCACCGGCTCCGGCTGTCCCGCCGGGCGCTGCGAGTGGTCAGTGTGGGGCCTGAAGATGATGGCATTTACCAGTGCATGGCAGAGAATGAGGTTGGAAGTGCGCAAGCCATGGTGCAGCTGAGGACAGCCCAGCCAG GAGCTACCCTCGACCCTGGGCAAGATGCTCAGCTGGATTCAGCTCGGCCTCCAACACCGCcttccagggacagtgcctTAAAGCTGCCTCTGGATAAAGGTAGTCCACCAAAGCCTGTGACCACTCCACTGGCAGCGTTTTCACAGTGCTCAGCCAACAAGGAGCTGGTGTCTCCAGCTGAGGCCCCCATCATCCTCAGTTCTCCCCGGACATCCAAAACAGACAGCTACGACCTAGTGTGGAGACCCCGGCCTGACAGCAGGGCCCCGATCCTCTACTATGTGGTGAAGCATCGCAAG GTGGCCAACGCCTCAGACAGCTGGGCAGTGAGAGATGTGCCAGCCTCGCAGCACCGCCTGACACTCACCAGGTTGGATCCTGGAAGCCTCTACGAGGTGGAGATGGCCGCTCACAACTGCGCTGGCGAGGGACAGACGGCCATGGTGACCTTCCGGACTG GCCGGCGCCCAAAACCAGAGATTGTTGCCAGCAAAGAACAGCAAATCCAGAGGGATGACCCAGGCACGAGCACTCAGAGCAGCAACCAGTCTGACAACAGCCGGCTGTCCC CTCCAGAGGCACCAGATCGTCCAACCATCTCCATGGCATCAGAGACATCTGTGTATGTGACCTGGATCCCCCGTGGGAATGGTGGATTTCCTATCCAGTCTTTCCGCGTGGAAtataagaaacagaagaagtCGGGAGACTGGGTCCTGGCCACCAGTGACATTCCTCCCTCTCGCCTCTCTGTGGAAATCCCAGACCTGGAAAAAG GCTTTTCCTATAAGTTTCGTGTCCGAGCACTGAACATCCTGGGAGAAAGTGAGCCCAGTGCAGCATCTCGGCCATATGTGGTGTCTGGGCACAACAACCGAGTCTACGAGCGCCCTGTGGCTGGGCCATACATCACCTTTACAGATGCCATTAATGAGACCACCATCATGCTGAAGTGGATG TATATCCCAGCCAGCAACAACAACACTCCCATCCATGGCTTTTACATCTACTACCGCCCCACAGACAGTGACAATGACAGCGACTACAAGAAGGATGTGGTAGAAG GAGATCGATACTGGCACTCCATCAGCCACCTACAGCCAGAGACCTCATATGACATCAAGATGCAGTGCTTCAATGAAGGTGGTGAAAGCGAGTTCAGCAATGTGATGATCTGTGAAACTAAAG CTCGAAAATCTCTTGGTCTGCCGGGTCGTCTTCCACCCTCAACAGTGGCCCCTCAGCAGCATCCCCCACTTAGCGGCGGGCACAGTGGCCTGGGGACAGGAGCCATGGTGGCCCGTTCCAGCGACCTACCATACTTGATCGTAGGCGTCGTCCTGGGCTCTATTGTActcctcattgtggccttcatCCCCTTTTGTCTTTGGAGAGCCTGGTCCAAGCAGA agcaaaCCATTGACATGGGCTTTCCAGGAGCTGGACTGTTGGTGTCATCCTGCCAGTACACGATGGTGCCTCTGAGGGGCATTTCTGCTCCTCGTGCCAATGGACATCCCTATGTTAATGGGCAGCCCTATGCCAGTGGGGCACATCTGAACGGCATCTGCCCCTCAGCAGGAGTGGACTATGTGAGCACGAAGCCCCAAGATTACAGTCCAGATGACATGCAGCAG TCACACGAGGAGACCAATGCCTTGCTGCAGGCGAGAGTGCTGCAAAATGGGAATGCCCACCAAGACTACCAGCCCACCAG ATTGCCCAGTTCAAGACCAGAAGACAGCTCTTTCCTGTACAGTCTCCCAGATGACTCCACTCACCAACTTCTGCAGCCACAAGATGACTGTCCACACCTTCAAGAGCGCTTCGTTGGCCTGCATCATCCAGTGATGGGCAACAAAGTGGGAGGTTCTAGTTTGGATCCTCGACGAGATCCACTGTTTCACCATG GAAGCCCGTTCTGCCTAGGCCTAGTGCCAGTGGAAGAGGTAGAAAGACTAGACTGCTGCCAGTCCAGAGGAGACCTCCATCCCCCGGCTCCAGTGCTCACATCTTTGAGTCAGGACCTACCGGGACATCTGAACAGCAGCTCACCATCGCTGAGGCCCTTGGAGACTCATTCTCCTATCAGTTAG